The following proteins come from a genomic window of Sorex araneus isolate mSorAra2 chromosome 1, mSorAra2.pri, whole genome shotgun sequence:
- the ICE1 gene encoding little elongation complex subunit 1, whose amino-acid sequence MMPGETRPAAPGTAAELTRCQGCASLQQNLNEYVDALITLKQKIINTDNLLTEYQKKCDELQFARRENSTLHHQVEQMLQKISPLQQCQEELGSLKAELEEKKSSLKLYQDTHQEYARVKEECLKSDAQKKKLEAKVKKLEEAAVKHTQDFKQLRNEKKILEKEFRKTQERLDEFSKQKNERELRHIGTQISSDSLGNIDKRRVKLLLKELWLCINTAHRLPGDGSRLGTEKPARESSPLRECGGEGSPRAVGGSPSQAEDVRTCLTELSMEIEGSFSPRASVEESQRGGRAAAPSARALAPVDEDLQAAVDFFRMPPPLLSPVPSPPLVSLPPWGTLPSPLGPESCFEDSAVSSDSDCAQQRGPAESVSEDEPAESPPRWDAPRAAQGCDRGEEKRGVQEGPDRVTSMGLGTFTASLSEPSTTFSAGERHWTVGSEFTCPGPKDPQGAVQELDKAVQTEGTPLRPRSHAQDEKSPGQPLLGSPLHPRPLSELETPGMPLLSGVMAAPTSQLTEWPLASRVTPGSNGAAAAESGAWEEDREDRALAKDCPELEGARAAGGTPRPSAFQARAPTVPPSRDSPPSEQRLQQRPESPASWKEESDQDTSLGLCPSEARGPAGRDSTQAPFPPQSVFTRVPADGPSGRQSPRALTTSHCQPAPGGRGLGLHQHTSWHQSPVLREAGPEGGPRAAAESPPATPAIFPDSASAFRGDENPGVLRATAKPQSNQVSVITKQTRPGPLDRAQPAPPRPPQEEAPLVAAGPPARTEPLAPPDPVRGREREGAALKAWQAMAMRRASPEVSSTCRKLDFDAPSGSLTAGSSHHFANSILSLSYDHISAQKRESGPEAVVLPETQRWQSRGVSPEPAVPVPRGLPAQERPSVTPATRQSPQDPPRCCQSPTPTAVAPSASGRAQGPPCAGPPKSLPGVLYHYTGVREQQRVDTEVEESEAPSCSEGEAEPEAAPAAGAVRGVALARPGPELGALTSALQHCSLAVDRLSTSDVALFLESCRLRDSSSGDSVSESSGKGAPSQDQGAPKEPTRPRGAAGGQSDAAGEAQEPFGGCPEEEEEGSLQLPSQLSQCSLDMLAKVLARLGRELHSGSVDARLREAGSLLLLNMLQQVVAEDELGADPAPGSGGTSARSTPVGDPAMTRAAEGQEEVLLEPAVFPGSGETPEETTEETPATETPEETPATETTEETPATETTEETPATEPPETIQTETYQCQISTVTSEVINVLLNRDQNLVIEKGDNWTIINGVALVPNVDQVIVCDPPGAGLDTEFPSCSYLEEEEEEEAPEAAGPECPAPAPASDPSCVQEISSSGQGANFDKSRLRNRPVKPSTRISSEIFDQDFESPTVVFDHTYFNSKLEPATRSRTRSRVASREPPSRPAKASSRADPHRGDAPEPSPGERGNGKSQRTQTQTVLANADTSTPTDGAGDTLSKIRQEVGPPLPPLLAPLIATPPRASRSVSPLVSSSSPASPLAQLSPLSEALGLPAMSPLPEDPVLPSPPCATTSPSAASAGERILSSPLQFCAATPKHALPVPGRLPPLASSHSAVAGPQENSVKILDTMYPELSARARTLSLLKGNLQLARGPADGEARPAPVSAISGFKAITSTSTAFVKTGSSGGDCQQDKPRAAGGKRPPLPSSLRSAKKLRLHSASPEPEPCSASPGGHRNLRRRPPAPDAAPVGEERSSGDPEPPASQAPPKPKETVESHDRAIADALKKIAEAAFDLLPVIRSHVYVGNISKKPVMRDQEKEVVHEFSTARKHLAECLLHSILLELKAQKASLEHSYVHALCRVYVGVCRQLGDLERARLFCYSLLKEDFPESEKLALFIANMWHDIFISPSVISKAMQLVARQRAKGEVLNCLRAFLNWEKNAPVDVGFMVSKLLLTVQLCPKTEFQASEKFGEDLSANTWEHIFAIDLLCCHKKWVWTHDNIISKELWPVMDKWIKYRKGHPNVTYTPDIIIASILRLIGRLGQLGLKEGFPSAVKNISSVIGMFIQHARDEDIPWGIQLAAVYALCDLSPSNPTEISKILEAWRKETSHSVPSAVVGCLEEVSSLCAEELS is encoded by the exons GAAGGGTGAAGCTGCTCCTGAAGGAGCTCTGGCTCTGCATCAACACCGCACACAGACTCCCGGGGGACGGCAGCAGGCTCGGGACAG AAAAACCTGCCCGGGAAAGCTCCCCGCTGCGAGAATGTGGGGGCGAGGGGTCTCCGCGAGCAGTGGGCGGCAGCCCCAGCCAGGCCGAAGACGTGCGCACGTGCCTGACGGAGCTGTCCATGGAGATCGAGGGCAGCTTTTCCCCCCGTGCGTCTGTGGAGGAGTCGCAGAGGGGCGGCCGTGCTGCAGCCCCCAGTGCCCGTGCCCTGGCCCCAGTGGACGAGGACCTGCAGGCAGCAGTGGACTTCTTCAGGATGCCCCCACCACTCCTGTCGCCCGTGCCATCCCCCCCGCTTGTGTCCTTGCCCCCCTGGGGCACGCTCCCCTCTCCGCTGGGGCCG GAGTCCTGCTTTGAAGACTCTGCCGTCTCCAGCGATAGTGACTGTGCCCAGCAGAGAGGCCCCGCGGAGTCCGTCTCCGAGGATGAGCCCGCCGAGTCACCGCCTCGCTGGGACGCTCCCAGAGCAGCCCAGGGGTGTGATCGTGGCGAGGAAAAGCGTGGGGTGCAGGAGGGCCCAGACCGAGTGACCTCCATGGGATTGGGGACGTTCACGGCCtccctgagcgagccctccaccACCTTCTCCGCTGGGGAGCGGCACTGGACCGTGGGGTCCGAGTTCACATGCCCAGGTCCCAAAGATCCGCAGGGAGCAGTGCAGGAGTTGGACAAGGCTGTGCAGACCGAGGGGACGCCTCTGCGACCCCGCAGCCATGCCCAGGACGAAAAGTCCCCAGGGCAGCCTCTCCTGGGCTCTCCGCTGCACCCGAGGCCCCTCAGTGAGCTCGAGACTCCGGGGATGCCCCTGCTGTCTGGAGTGATGGCGGCCCCCACGTCCCAGCTGACTGAGTGGCCACTGGCCAGCAGGGTCACGCCCGGGTCAAATGGTGCAGCAGCAGCTGAGTCTGGAGCAtgggaggaggacagagaggacAGGGCCCTTGCCAAGGACTGTCCGGAGCTGGAAGGTGCACGGGCTGCTGGGGGCACCCCAAGACCATCTGCCTTCCAGGCCCGGGCCCCCACCGTGCCCCCCAGCAGGGACTCGCCACCCTCTGAACAAAGGCTGCAGCAGCGGcctgaatccccagcatcctggaaagaagaaagtgaccagGACACCAGCTTGGGACTGTGCCCTAGTGAGGCACGGGGCCCTGCGGGCCGAGATAGTACCCAGGCCCCTTTCCCTCCTCAGTCAGTATTCACCAGGGTGCCCGCTGATGGGCCGAGTGGCCGTCAGTCTCCCCGAGCTCTCACTACCAGCCACTGCCAGCCTGCGCCCGGCGGGAGAGGCCTCGGCCTGCACCAGCACACATCCTGGCACCAGAGCCCGGTGCTCCGTGAAGCGGGACCCGAAGGGGGGCCGCGGGCCGCAGCAGAGTCCCCACCAGCCACACCGGCCATCTTCCCAGACAGTGCTTCGGCATTCCGGGGAGACGAgaacccgggggtgctcagggccaccgcCAAACCGCAGTCCAACCAAGTATCGGTCATCACCAAGCAGACGCGCCCTGGGCCCCTGGACAGAGCCCAGCCTGCACCGCCGAGACCGCCCCAGGAGGAGGCGCCCCTGGTGGCAGCTGGGCCCCCTGCCAGAACTGAGCCTCTGGCACCCCCAGACCCAGTGAGAGGccgagagagagagggggcagcCCTCAAGGCCTGGCAGGCCATGGCCATGAGGCGGGCCTCCCCGGAAGTCTCCAGCACTTGTCGGAAATTAGACTTCGATGCTCCAAGTGGGTCTTTGACGGCAGGAAGTTCTCATCACTTTGCAAACAGTATTTTATCTCTCTCTTACGACCACATCTCCGCGCAGAAGCGAGAGTCGGGGCCGGAGGCTGTGGTGCTCCCAGAGACGCAGAGGTGGCAGAGCAGAGGCGTCAGCCCGGAGCCAGCCGTGCCCGTGCCCAGAGGACTCCCCGCCCAGGAAAGGCCCAGCGTCACCCCTGCCACGCGGCAgagcccccaggacccccccaggtgctgccagagccccacccccacagctgtGGCCCCGTCGGCATCTGGCAGAGCACAAGGGCCACCCTGTGCCGGGCCCCCCAAGAGCCTCCCCGGCGTGCTGTACCACTACACGGGCGTCCGCGAGCAGCAGAGGGTGGACACTGAAGTGGAGGAGAGCGAGGCCCCGAGCTGCAGCGAGGGTGAGGCCGAGCCAGAGGCTGCCCCGGCCGCTGGAGCCGTGCGGGGGGTGGCCCTGGCCAGGCCTGGTCCGGAGCTGGGCGCGCTGACATCCGCCCTGCAGCACTGCAGCCTCGCCGTGGACCGGCTGTCCACCTCTGACGTGGCCCTCTTCCTGGAGAGCTGCCGCCTGCGCGACAGCAGCTCCGGAGACTCCGTGTCCGAGAGCTCCGGCAAAGGGGCCCCGAGTCAGGACCAGGGGGCGCCAAAGGAGCCCACGAGGCCCAGAGGAGCCGCTGGCGGCCAGTCTGACGCTGCCGGGGAAGCCCAAGAGCCCTTTGGGGGGTgtcccgaggaggaggaggagggctccCTGCAGCTCCCGAGCCAGCTGTCCCAATGCTCCTTGGACATGCTGGCCAAGGTGCTGGCCAGGCTGGGGCGCGAGCTGCACAGTGGCTCCGTGGACGCTCGCCTGCGAGAAGCCGGGAGTCTGCTGCTCCTCAACATGCTCCAGCAGGTGGTGGCCGAGGACGAGCTGGGTGCAGACCCGGCCCCGGGCTCGGGCGGCACGAGTGCTCGGAGCACCCCTGTGGGAGACCCAGCCATGACCAGGGCTgctgagggccaggaggaggtgCTGCTGGAGCCGGCCGTGTTCCCAGGCTCTGGGGAGACCCCGGAGGAGACCACTGAGGAGACGCCTGCCACAGAGACCCCTGAGGAGACCCCTGCCACAGAGACCACTGAGGAGACCCCTGCCACAGAGACCACCGAGGAGACTCCTGCCACAGAGCCCCCTGAGACGATACAGACAGAGACCTACCAGTGCCAGATCTCCACAGTGACCTCAGAAGTCATCAACGTGCTACTCAATAGGGACCAGAACCTGGTCATCGAGAAGGGGGACAACTGGACCATCATCAATGGGGTCGCCCTCGTGCCCAACGTGGACCAGGTGATAGTGTGCGACCCACCGGGGGCCGGCCTGGACACCGAGTTCCCTTCCTGCTCctacctggaggaggaggaggaggaggaggcccctGAGGCTGCAGGGCCCGAGTGCCCGGCCCCAGCGCCTGCCAGTGACCCCTCCTGTGTGCAGGAGATCTCGAGCAGCGGCCAGGGAGCCAACTTCGACAAGAGCCGTTTGCGGAACAGGCCTGTCAAACCCAGCACCAGGATCAGCTCGGAGATTTTCGATCAAGACTTCGAGTCTCCGACCGTTGTGTTTGACCACACCTACTTCAACTCCAAACTCGAGCCGGCCACCAGGAGCAGGACTCGGTCCAGGGTGGCGAGTCGGGAGCCGCCCAGCCGGCCCGCCAAGGCCTCGAGCAGAGCCGACCCCCATCGGGGTGACGCTCCGGAGCCATCGcctggggagagagggaatgGCAAGTCCCAGCGGACACAGACGCAGACGGTCCTGGCCAACGCGGACACCTCGACTCCGACGGACGGTGCCGGCGACACGCTGAGTAAGATCCGGCAGGAGGTGgggcccccgctgcccccgctGCTCGCCCCGCTGATCGCCACGCCACCCAGGGCCTCCCGCtccgtctctcctctggtctccagctccagccccgcctcGCCCCTTGCCCAGCTGTCACCGCTGTCGGAAGCCCTTGGACTCCCCGCGATGTCCCCTTTGCCCGAAGACCCAGtgctgccttctcctccctgcGCCACCACGTCCCCATCCGCCGCGTCGGCCGGTGAGCGGATCCTGTCCTCACCCCTGCAGTTCTGTGCCGCGACCCCGAAGCACGCCCTGCCCGTGCCGGGCCGCCTGCCGCCCTTGGCTTCCTCGCACAGCGCCGTGGCGGGGCCCCAGGAGAATTCGGTGAAGATCCTGGACACCATGTACCCCGAGCTGTCCGCCAGGGCCCGCACCCTCAGCCTCCTCAAGGGGAACCTCCAGCTGGCGCGGGGGCCTGCCGACGGCGAGGCCCGGCCCGCACCTGTCAGTGCCATCTCGGGCTTCAAGGCCATCACGTCCACGTCCACTGCATTTGTGAAAACGGGCAGCTCTGGGGGCGACTGTCAGCAGGACAAGCCGCGGGCCGCGGGCGGGAAGAGGCCGCCGTTGCCCTCATCCCTGAGGAGTGCTAAGAAGCTCCGCCTGCACAGCGCCTCCCCCGAGCCCGAGCCCTGCAGCGCCAGCCCCGGTGGGCACCGGAACCTGCGGAGGAGACCGCCCGCCCCCGACGCTGCCCCcgtgggggaggagagaagctCCGGGGACCCTGAGCCCCCGGCCTCACAGGCACCCCCTAAGCCCAAAGAAACAGTGGAGTCCCACGACCGGGCCATCGCGGACGCGCTCAAGAAGATTGCAGAGGCCGCCTTCGACCTGCTGCCTGTCATCCGCAGCCACGTCTATGTGGGCAACATCTCCAAGAAGCCCGTCATGCGTGACCAGGAGAAGGAGGTGGTCCACGagttcagcactgccaggaag CACCTGGCCGAGTGCCTGCTTCACTCGATCCTCTTGGAGCTGAAGGCTCAGAAGGCGTCTCTGGAGCACAGCTACGTCCACGCGCTCTGCCGAGTGTACGTCGGCGTGTGCCGGCAGCTTGGAGACTTGGAGCGGGCACGCCTCTTCTGCTACAGCCTCCTCAAGGAAG ATTTCCCAGAGTCAGAGAAGCTGGCGCTGTTCATCGCCAACATGTGGCATGACATATTCATCTCTCCGTCGGTCATCAGCAAAGCCATGCAGTTGGTGGCCCGGCAGCGTGCTAAGGGCGAGGTTCTCAACTGCCTGAGGGCCTTCCTCAACTGGGAGAAG AACGCGCCTGTGGATGTCGGCTTCATGGTCTCCAAGCTGCTTCTGACCGTCCAGTTATGTCCAAAAACAGAGTTTCAGGCCAGTGAGAAGTTCGGCGAGGACCTGAGTGCCAACACGTGGGAGCACATATTTGCCATTGACCTGCTGTGCTGCCACAAGAAATGGGTGTGGACACACGACAACATCATCAG TAAGGAGCTGTGGCCCGTGATGGACAAGTGGATCAAGTACAGGAAAGGACACCCCAACGTCACCTACACGCCCGACATCATCATCGCATCCATCCTGCGGCTCATCG GCCGCCTGGGCCAGCTGGGCCTGAAGGAAGGGTTTCCGTCTGCGGTGAAGAACATCAGCTCGGTCATTGGCATGTTCATCCAGCATGCCCGGGACGAAG ATATCCCCTGGGGCATCCAGCTGGCCGCTGTGTACGCATTGTGTGACCTGAGCCCCAGCAATCCGACGGAAATCTCCAAGATCCTCGAAGCCTGGCGTAAAGAGACATCACACAGCGTGCCGTCAGCCGTggtgggctgcctggaggaggtgagCTCCTTGTGTGCAGAGGAGCTCAGCTGA